From a single Streptomyces liliifuscus genomic region:
- a CDS encoding ABC transporter substrate-binding protein — protein MRDATHAPALHRRSFLKYSGALGAAAAISSTLSACSSGPESTNETGGGGEGADRTLTAVIGYGNDQSWDPLMTASAFAMAGNHHIYEGLLDTDPISREPYAALATAVPADLQATTWKFTLREGAKWHDGQPVTADDVVFTYERVLDPKTTTLAKNFFASWLKEVRKVDEKSVELILKFPFPDGAQRLTLAKIMPKHVFSKAGALDEATTGKAVGSGPYRQAAHHPKSNTTFEAFADYNGPRKAAFKKMNWLTIVDAAPRVAKISGSSAGAQISDNIPYANISQLEKGGLKVEGGAGMNHIFLLFNTAHKPFDDVRVRQALHCAIDKEKMIQAALRGHGKAASSYLNEGNPTYRKAKTVYDYDPDKAKALLKEAGVSGLTVTLMAVNVSWIVDCLPTIKASWDAIGVKTTLEPQETAALFTKLDQKKDFQVVAAASNPNQFGLDADLIMHYNYGPGNTWMRYARWENNSVAKDLFKRMDQATQEPDAEKKKTMTQEYIDIVAENAVIYPVVHNELITAWDSKDLSGIRPQPYPGINVLQAKWV, from the coding sequence GTGCGCGACGCGACCCACGCACCGGCGCTGCACCGCCGGTCGTTCCTGAAGTACTCCGGCGCGCTGGGCGCCGCCGCCGCGATCAGCTCGACGCTCTCCGCCTGCTCGTCGGGACCGGAGTCCACGAACGAGACGGGAGGCGGGGGCGAGGGCGCCGACCGGACGCTCACCGCGGTCATCGGCTACGGCAACGACCAGAGCTGGGACCCGCTGATGACCGCCTCGGCCTTCGCGATGGCCGGCAACCACCACATCTACGAGGGGCTGCTGGACACCGACCCGATCAGCCGTGAGCCGTACGCGGCGCTCGCGACGGCCGTTCCGGCGGATCTCCAGGCGACGACCTGGAAGTTCACGCTGCGCGAGGGCGCGAAATGGCACGACGGGCAGCCCGTCACCGCCGACGACGTGGTCTTCACCTATGAGCGCGTACTGGATCCGAAGACGACGACGCTCGCCAAGAACTTCTTCGCGTCCTGGCTGAAGGAGGTGAGGAAGGTCGACGAGAAGTCGGTGGAGCTCATTCTCAAGTTCCCGTTCCCCGACGGGGCACAGCGGCTCACCCTCGCCAAGATCATGCCGAAGCACGTGTTCTCGAAGGCGGGTGCGCTGGACGAGGCCACGACCGGAAAGGCGGTCGGCTCCGGCCCGTACCGGCAGGCCGCCCACCACCCGAAGTCCAACACCACCTTCGAGGCGTTCGCGGACTACAACGGCCCCCGCAAGGCCGCCTTCAAGAAGATGAACTGGCTGACGATCGTGGACGCCGCGCCGCGCGTCGCGAAGATCTCGGGTTCGAGCGCGGGCGCGCAGATCTCCGACAACATTCCGTACGCCAATATCTCCCAGCTGGAAAAGGGTGGCCTGAAGGTCGAGGGAGGGGCGGGAATGAACCACATCTTCCTCCTCTTCAACACCGCCCACAAACCCTTCGACGACGTACGGGTGCGGCAGGCGCTGCACTGCGCCATCGACAAGGAGAAGATGATCCAGGCCGCGCTGCGCGGTCATGGAAAGGCCGCGTCGTCGTATCTCAACGAGGGAAATCCGACGTACCGGAAGGCGAAGACCGTCTACGACTACGACCCGGACAAGGCCAAGGCGCTCCTGAAGGAGGCCGGGGTCAGCGGGCTCACGGTCACGCTGATGGCGGTCAACGTGAGCTGGATCGTGGACTGCCTGCCGACCATCAAGGCCTCCTGGGACGCGATCGGCGTCAAGACCACCCTCGAACCGCAGGAAACCGCCGCGCTGTTCACGAAGCTCGACCAGAAGAAGGACTTCCAGGTCGTCGCCGCCGCGTCCAATCCGAACCAGTTCGGTCTCGACGCGGATCTGATCATGCATTACAACTACGGGCCCGGGAACACCTGGATGCGGTATGCGCGCTGGGAGAACAACTCCGTGGCGAAGGATCTGTTCAAGCGGATGGATCAGGCCACGCAGGAGCCGGATGCCGAGAAGAAGAAGACGATGACGCAGGAGTACATCGACATCGTGGCGGAGAACGCCGTGATCTATCCGGTGGTCCACAACGAGTTGATCACTGCGTGGGACTCGAAGGATCTTTCGGGTATTCGGCCTCAGCCGTATCCGGGGATAAACGTACTCCAGGCGAAGTGGGTGTAG
- a CDS encoding sialidase family protein — MASTRRRPRPIALAGVAGLTVGLASGFVSTGTASAAERPSRGCVSSVPYAAGQNGYDTYRIPATVTTRTGAVLAFAEGRRDGAGDTGNIDVVLRRSFDGGCTWGPLSVVAAGKGDTRGNPAPVVDPRTGKVVLLTSYNSGAVTEAQIMRGEVTAEQSRRVFVQTSRDDGRRFSAPRDITGAVKLPGWRWYATGPGHAVALTRGPHAGRLVVPSNHSASPAAGSADTGQEAKYYGAHAIYSDDGGVTWRVGFVDDSYDGVDNANENAVAQLPDGRLYFSARDQHGSSVGNRLDGYSSDGGVTLDRPYLIQPTLNDVPVVQGSVLQLVGGGRGAAPLLFSGPSVPTVRQSMAVWRSSDAGHSFTKAKTLSTRPAAYSDLVQLGSDRVGVLYETGVTGMYEGIEFRRVPVGELRG, encoded by the coding sequence GTGGCTTCCACACGTCGTCGTCCTCGTCCGATCGCCCTTGCCGGTGTCGCGGGGCTCACCGTCGGACTCGCCTCCGGATTCGTGTCCACCGGTACCGCGTCCGCCGCGGAACGGCCGTCGCGGGGGTGTGTCTCCTCCGTTCCGTACGCGGCCGGGCAGAACGGGTACGACACCTACCGCATCCCCGCCACGGTCACGACCCGGACGGGTGCCGTGCTCGCCTTCGCCGAGGGCAGACGCGACGGTGCCGGGGACACCGGGAACATCGACGTCGTCCTCAGACGGTCCTTCGACGGTGGCTGCACCTGGGGGCCGCTGTCCGTCGTCGCGGCCGGGAAGGGGGACACGCGCGGCAATCCGGCGCCCGTCGTCGACCCCCGTACCGGGAAGGTCGTCCTCCTCACGTCCTACAACAGCGGTGCTGTGACCGAGGCGCAGATCATGCGCGGGGAGGTCACGGCCGAGCAGAGCCGGCGGGTCTTCGTGCAGACGAGCCGGGACGACGGGCGTCGATTCAGCGCGCCCCGGGACATCACCGGGGCGGTGAAGCTGCCGGGGTGGCGGTGGTACGCCACCGGGCCGGGGCATGCGGTGGCGCTGACCCGGGGGCCGCACGCCGGGCGGCTCGTCGTGCCCTCCAACCACTCGGCCTCGCCTGCGGCCGGCTCCGCCGACACCGGGCAGGAGGCCAAGTACTACGGGGCGCACGCGATCTACAGCGATGACGGTGGGGTGACGTGGCGGGTCGGGTTCGTGGACGACTCGTACGACGGGGTCGACAACGCCAACGAGAACGCCGTGGCCCAACTGCCCGATGGGCGGCTGTACTTCAGTGCGCGGGATCAGCACGGGAGCAGTGTGGGGAACCGGCTCGACGGCTACTCCAGCGACGGGGGTGTGACGCTCGACCGGCCCTATCTGATTCAGCCGACGCTCAATGACGTGCCGGTGGTGCAGGGGAGTGTGCTGCAGTTGGTCGGGGGCGGGCGGGGGGCGGCTCCGTTGCTCTTCTCCGGGCCGTCCGTGCCGACGGTTCGGCAGTCCATGGCGGTGTGGCGCAGCTCGGACGCGGGGCACTCCTTCACCAAGGCGAAGACGCTCTCCACGCGGCCGGCCGCGTACTCCGACCTCGTGCAACTGGGTTCCGACCGGGTCGGGGTCCTCTACGAGACGGGGGTCACGGGGATGTACGAGGGGATTGAGTTCAGGCGGGTGCCGGTGGGCGAGCTGAGGGGGTAG
- a CDS encoding protein-tyrosine phosphatase family protein — translation MSDGWDEGTVGVLRLPSGRLVRGRGLRHGLDPSAVQPTYGLYLLGRQPPEVPWDTRWLKWPDFWLPRDRVDARKVLTATWGRAADSGERIEVACGGGRGRTGTALACLAVLDGVPPEEAVEFVRRNYDRHAVETPWQRTYVRRFEEGAGPGS, via the coding sequence ATGAGCGACGGATGGGACGAGGGGACGGTCGGCGTCCTGCGGCTGCCGTCCGGGCGGCTGGTGCGGGGCCGGGGGCTGCGGCACGGGCTCGACCCCTCGGCGGTCCAGCCGACGTACGGCCTCTATCTCCTCGGCAGACAGCCGCCCGAAGTCCCTTGGGACACACGGTGGTTGAAGTGGCCGGACTTCTGGCTGCCCCGGGACCGGGTGGACGCGCGGAAGGTCCTGACGGCGACCTGGGGCCGGGCCGCGGACTCCGGCGAGCGCATCGAGGTCGCCTGCGGGGGCGGCCGCGGACGGACCGGCACGGCACTGGCCTGCCTCGCGGTCCTGGACGGCGTACCGCCCGAGGAGGCCGTGGAGTTCGTACGACGGAACTACGACCGCCACGCCGTGGAGACGCCGTGGCAGCGGACGTACGTACGTCGGTTCGAGGAGGGAGCGGGGCCCGGTTCATGA
- a CDS encoding dipeptide/oligopeptide/nickel ABC transporter permease/ATP-binding protein, with protein MLMYRKRLAEKLSLPGIRLRSFKRLPLISRIAVVVIGIVVLTALLAPLIAPHDPLDQVPLVDNGHGEGAPSGEHWMGQDSLGRDILSRLMYGARWSLAIGLGATGLALVVGALIGAIAATSRKAVDETLMRCLDIVMAFPGIALAAVFVAVFGGSIPILIGAIAFLYMPPMARVVRANVMDQYGEDYVTAERVIGARTPHIVWRHVAINCAAPVLVFCTVQVAEAIVFEASLSFIGAGVRPPDPSWGSVIADGKNMVLTGGWWATVFPGLLMLFTVLSLNILSEGVSDAWAAPAARDVEAREEEDRLEAPEPGSGKVLELPGLTEAAQRLRTRARPLPEGRPVLSVENLAIGFDARHGGVDIVDGISFDVQPGEVLGLVGESGCGKSLTALAVMGLEPKGARVRGHVRFNQRQLVGEPMSVRRKLLGHEMAMIYQDALSSLNPAMTIRAQLKQVVRRGGTRTGAELLELVGLDPERTLRSYPHELSGGQRQRVLIAMALSRDPKLIVADEPTTALDVTVQAQIIELLLRLRAELDFALILVSHDLALIADVTDRVVVMYGGQIVESGVTADLVEFPSHHYTRGLLGSVLSLESAAERMTQIKGVVPSPADFPAGCRFADRCPMVTDVCRTTAPRLAGPPRRHEVACHHPAIDLPMPTASTGPAGSTGLTESTEPSGPTGTGPAEATEARP; from the coding sequence ATGCTGATGTACCGGAAGCGGCTGGCGGAGAAGCTCTCCCTGCCCGGCATCCGCCTCAGGAGCTTCAAGCGCCTCCCCCTGATCTCACGGATCGCGGTCGTGGTCATCGGGATCGTCGTCCTCACGGCCCTGCTCGCCCCGCTGATCGCCCCGCACGACCCGCTCGACCAGGTGCCCCTCGTCGACAACGGCCACGGCGAGGGCGCGCCGTCGGGCGAGCACTGGATGGGGCAGGACAGCCTGGGCCGCGACATCCTCAGCAGGCTGATGTACGGGGCCCGTTGGTCCCTGGCGATCGGACTCGGCGCGACCGGACTCGCGCTCGTCGTGGGCGCGCTGATCGGCGCGATCGCGGCGACCTCGCGCAAGGCGGTCGACGAGACGCTGATGCGCTGCCTCGACATCGTGATGGCCTTCCCGGGCATCGCGCTCGCGGCCGTCTTCGTCGCGGTGTTCGGCGGCAGCATCCCGATCCTCATCGGCGCGATCGCGTTCCTCTACATGCCGCCGATGGCACGGGTCGTACGGGCCAACGTGATGGACCAGTACGGCGAGGACTATGTGACGGCCGAGCGGGTCATAGGAGCGCGCACTCCGCACATCGTGTGGCGGCACGTGGCCATCAACTGTGCCGCCCCGGTCCTCGTGTTCTGCACCGTGCAGGTTGCCGAGGCGATCGTCTTCGAGGCGTCGCTGTCCTTCATCGGCGCGGGGGTGCGGCCGCCGGACCCGTCCTGGGGCAGTGTCATCGCGGACGGCAAGAACATGGTGCTGACGGGCGGCTGGTGGGCGACCGTCTTCCCCGGTCTGCTGATGCTGTTCACCGTGCTCTCGCTGAACATCCTCTCCGAGGGCGTCTCGGACGCCTGGGCGGCGCCGGCCGCGCGGGACGTCGAGGCGCGCGAGGAGGAGGACCGTCTTGAGGCGCCCGAGCCCGGCAGCGGCAAGGTGCTCGAACTGCCGGGGCTGACGGAGGCGGCCCAGCGGCTGCGCACCCGGGCACGCCCTCTCCCCGAGGGCCGACCGGTGCTGAGCGTGGAGAACCTGGCCATCGGATTCGATGCCCGCCACGGGGGTGTGGACATCGTCGACGGCATCAGTTTCGACGTACAGCCCGGTGAAGTCCTGGGCCTGGTGGGCGAGTCGGGCTGCGGCAAGTCGCTGACCGCGCTCGCCGTGATGGGCCTGGAGCCGAAGGGCGCCCGGGTGCGCGGCCATGTGCGGTTCAACCAGCGGCAGTTGGTGGGCGAGCCGATGAGCGTACGCCGCAAGCTCCTGGGCCACGAGATGGCGATGATCTACCAGGACGCCCTCTCCTCGCTGAACCCGGCGATGACAATCCGCGCCCAGCTCAAGCAGGTTGTGAGGAGGGGCGGCACCCGCACGGGCGCCGAACTCCTCGAACTGGTCGGCCTGGACCCGGAACGCACCCTGCGCAGCTACCCGCACGAACTGTCCGGTGGCCAGCGCCAGCGCGTCCTCATCGCCATGGCACTCTCCCGCGACCCGAAGCTGATCGTCGCCGACGAACCGACGACCGCCCTCGACGTCACCGTGCAGGCGCAGATCATAGAGCTGCTGCTGCGGCTGCGCGCCGAACTGGACTTCGCGCTGATCCTCGTCTCGCACGACCTGGCGCTCATCGCGGACGTCACCGACCGGGTGGTCGTGATGTACGGCGGCCAGATCGTGGAGTCGGGCGTGACGGCGGACCTCGTCGAGTTCCCCTCCCACCACTACACCCGGGGGCTGCTCGGCAGTGTCCTGTCCCTTGAGTCGGCGGCCGAGCGGATGACGCAGATCAAGGGCGTCGTACCGTCGCCCGCCGACTTCCCGGCGGGCTGCCGGTTCGCCGACCGCTGCCCGATGGTGACGGACGTGTGCCGTACGACGGCTCCGCGGCTGGCGGGCCCGCCCCGCCGCCACGAGGTCGCCTGCCACCACCCGGCGATCGACCTGCCCATGCCCACGGCCTCGACCGGGCCGGCCGGATCGACGGGACTGACCGAATCAACCGAGCCGAGCGGACCGACCGGAACAGGGCCGGCCGAGGCGACGGAAGCGAGGCCGTGA
- a CDS encoding subtype B tannase, which yields MKHRAVKRRSVVLGIGATAGVAAAGGFALSAQASGESGGSGAKASGAAGALAFDKDAYTELTTTITDAAGDEHEVKYHFYKALTYVTKPVDEKYQSLNVSVPVEIDGKAVDATDAPILLANSVGGYLPSSVAEATGVGGGEMTGGPGGATGGASAAPTASASASASASTSGGTGTGSGSGSGEVQSGGNAMVNGQGEMVNLGKLALVTGYVVVEPGARGRTLVDSDGTYYGTAPAAIVDLKAAVRYVRANKGRVPGDTDRIVSSGTSAGGALSALLGASGDSPLYDKYLKELGAADASDAIFASGDWCPITDLEHADMAYEWNWGANKLSSGSPVDRIVSRELSTAFADYQASLKLKAKGFGTVTARNLDEYLVKTYLEPSATKYLAALSDSARATYLAANTFITWSGGRATFSWADFLTHVGARKKDTPAFDAFDLSSGENNLFGTGTTKARHFTLYSLRHEGGTSARLAADLPAKLDLMNPMHFIEKRNPARSKHWWIRVGTKDSDTSLSVVGNLALGLENLGDDVDAFMYWDGGHGSNEDPADFMAWIAKVTGYRKHSAK from the coding sequence GTGAAGCACAGGGCAGTGAAGCGCAGGAGTGTCGTCTTGGGGATCGGCGCGACCGCGGGCGTCGCGGCGGCCGGCGGCTTCGCCCTGAGCGCTCAGGCGTCCGGTGAGTCCGGCGGCTCCGGAGCGAAGGCCTCGGGCGCGGCGGGTGCCCTCGCCTTCGACAAGGACGCCTACACGGAACTGACGACGACGATCACGGACGCCGCCGGTGACGAGCACGAGGTGAAGTACCACTTCTACAAGGCCCTCACGTACGTCACGAAGCCGGTCGACGAGAAGTACCAGAGCCTGAACGTCAGCGTTCCGGTCGAGATCGACGGCAAGGCGGTGGACGCCACCGACGCCCCGATCCTCCTCGCCAACTCCGTGGGCGGTTACCTGCCGTCGTCCGTCGCGGAGGCCACCGGAGTGGGCGGCGGCGAGATGACCGGCGGCCCGGGCGGGGCGACGGGCGGCGCGAGCGCCGCGCCCACCGCCTCTGCATCCGCGTCCGCGTCGGCTTCCACGTCCGGCGGAACCGGCACCGGCTCGGGTTCGGGTTCGGGCGAAGTCCAGTCCGGCGGCAACGCGATGGTGAACGGCCAGGGCGAGATGGTCAACCTCGGCAAACTGGCCCTGGTGACGGGATACGTCGTCGTGGAGCCCGGCGCCCGCGGCCGCACCCTCGTCGACTCGGACGGCACGTACTACGGCACGGCCCCGGCCGCCATCGTGGACCTGAAGGCCGCGGTCCGGTACGTACGCGCCAACAAGGGCCGCGTCCCCGGCGACACCGACCGGATCGTCTCCTCCGGGACCAGCGCGGGCGGCGCCCTGTCCGCCCTGCTCGGCGCGTCCGGCGACAGCCCGCTCTACGACAAGTACCTCAAGGAGCTGGGCGCTGCCGACGCGAGCGACGCGATCTTCGCCAGCGGTGACTGGTGCCCGATCACCGACCTGGAACACGCCGACATGGCGTACGAGTGGAACTGGGGCGCCAACAAGCTGAGTTCGGGCTCGCCGGTCGACCGGATCGTGTCCAGGGAACTGAGCACCGCGTTCGCCGACTACCAGGCGTCCCTCAAGCTCAAGGCGAAGGGCTTCGGTACCGTCACGGCCCGCAACCTCGACGAGTACCTGGTGAAGACGTATCTGGAGCCGTCCGCCACCAAGTACCTCGCCGCCCTGTCGGACTCCGCCCGCGCGACCTACCTGGCCGCGAACACCTTCATCACCTGGTCCGGCGGCCGGGCGACCTTCTCCTGGGCCGACTTCCTCACCCACGTGGGCGCCCGGAAGAAGGACACCCCGGCGTTCGACGCCTTCGACCTCTCCTCGGGCGAGAACAACCTGTTCGGCACGGGGACCACCAAGGCCCGGCACTTCACGCTCTACAGCCTGCGCCACGAGGGCGGCACCAGCGCGCGGCTCGCCGCCGACCTGCCCGCGAAGCTCGACCTGATGAACCCGATGCACTTCATCGAGAAGCGCAACCCGGCCCGGTCGAAGCACTGGTGGATCCGGGTCGGGACCAAGGACAGCGACACCTCGCTCAGCGTCGTCGGCAACCTCGCCCTGGGCCTGGAGAACCTGGGCGACGACGTCGACGCCTTCATGTACTGGGACGGCGGACACGGCTCCAACGAGGACCCGGCCGACTTCATGGCGTGGATCGCAAAGGTGACCGGCTACAGGAAGCACTCCGCGAAGTAG
- a CDS encoding ABC transporter permease, producing the protein MVAIVRIIGRRIVLLVPLMLGIILFVFVVMRFSDSDPASAYFQGANPTEQQLHDFRERNGLLDPFPVRYFDFVGDLIRGDMGVSALTRAPVVDQVTTALPLTMQLTFLGLGIAVVLSLIGGVTAAIYRDRFPDQLIRVVSLTGVAAPGFWLALLMIQYLAVDLGWFPTSGYVNPADSFTGWLKTMTLPALALSLPVAAQLTRIVRTAVVEELDKDYVRTAIGSGLPPVVVVGRNVLRNALMNPLTVLGLRVGYLLGGAVVIETIFNLPGMGKLMIDAVKNGDPAVVQGGVLTIAFGFVVVNLVIDILYLLVNPRLRSAEA; encoded by the coding sequence GTGGTCGCGATCGTCAGAATCATTGGGCGGCGGATCGTCCTGCTCGTGCCGTTGATGCTCGGGATCATTCTGTTCGTGTTCGTCGTGATGCGGTTCTCGGACAGTGATCCGGCGTCCGCGTACTTCCAGGGCGCGAACCCGACCGAGCAGCAACTGCACGACTTCAGGGAGCGCAACGGCCTGCTGGATCCGTTCCCGGTGCGGTACTTCGACTTCGTCGGGGATCTGATCCGGGGTGACATGGGAGTCAGCGCGCTGACGCGGGCGCCGGTCGTCGACCAGGTCACCACCGCGCTGCCGCTCACCATGCAGCTGACCTTCCTGGGCCTCGGCATCGCGGTGGTGCTGTCGCTGATCGGCGGGGTCACCGCGGCGATCTACCGGGACCGGTTCCCGGACCAGCTGATCCGTGTCGTCTCCCTGACCGGTGTCGCGGCGCCCGGCTTCTGGCTGGCGCTGCTGATGATCCAGTACCTCGCGGTGGACCTGGGCTGGTTCCCGACCAGCGGATACGTCAATCCCGCCGACTCGTTCACGGGGTGGCTGAAGACTATGACGCTGCCCGCGCTGGCGCTGTCGCTGCCGGTCGCCGCCCAGCTCACCCGGATCGTCCGCACGGCGGTGGTGGAGGAGCTGGACAAGGACTACGTACGGACGGCGATCGGCAGCGGGCTGCCGCCGGTGGTCGTGGTCGGGCGGAACGTGCTGCGCAACGCCCTGATGAACCCGCTGACCGTCCTGGGTCTGCGGGTCGGCTATCTGCTCGGCGGTGCGGTCGTCATCGAGACGATCTTCAATCTGCCGGGGATGGGAAAGCTCATGATCGACGCCGTGAAGAACGGTGATCCGGCCGTCGTGCAGGGCGGTGTGCTCACGATCGCCTTCGGGTTCGTGGTCGTGAACCTCGTCATCGACATCCTCTATCTGCTGGTCAACCCGCGCCTGAGGAGTGCCGAAGCATGA
- a CDS encoding FadR/GntR family transcriptional regulator, with translation MSSQIQREVMQLILDRRLRAGAPLPTEAELMESLGVSRNSVREALKALQALDIVEIRHGYGTYVGEASLTPLVDGLTFRTLAQQGDDTGALAEILQVREVLEEGLVRRVAGRLSDAELARLEAVVERMEEAGRAGRPFPELDREFHELLYASLGNALVPQLLGAFWTVFRRVAGVRGWTDDPTPDVTVRRHRDIVIALRAGDVEGAQKAMADHFRGIEARAAQESRGVG, from the coding sequence GTGAGCAGTCAGATCCAGCGCGAGGTCATGCAGCTGATCCTCGACCGCAGGCTCAGGGCCGGCGCGCCCCTGCCCACCGAGGCCGAACTGATGGAGTCCCTCGGCGTCAGCCGCAACTCCGTCCGCGAGGCCCTCAAGGCACTCCAGGCCCTCGACATCGTGGAGATCAGACACGGCTACGGCACCTATGTGGGCGAGGCGTCGCTGACCCCGCTCGTCGACGGGCTGACCTTCCGCACGCTGGCCCAACAGGGCGACGACACAGGCGCGTTGGCCGAGATACTCCAGGTCAGGGAGGTACTGGAGGAGGGGCTCGTCCGGCGGGTCGCGGGCAGGCTCTCGGACGCGGAGCTGGCGCGGCTGGAGGCCGTGGTGGAACGGATGGAGGAGGCGGGCCGGGCGGGCCGTCCGTTCCCCGAACTGGACCGCGAATTCCATGAGTTGCTGTACGCGTCACTCGGAAACGCCCTGGTGCCACAGCTGTTGGGCGCCTTCTGGACCGTGTTCCGGCGGGTCGCCGGTGTGCGGGGCTGGACGGACGATCCGACGCCCGACGTGACGGTCCGCCGCCATCGTGACATCGTCATCGCCTTGAGAGCGGGAGACGTGGAGGGGGCGCAGAAGGCGATGGCGGATCATTTCCGCGGTATCGAGGCCAGGGCCGCGCAGGAGTCGCGGGGGGTCGGATGA
- a CDS encoding dihydrodipicolinate synthase family protein, whose protein sequence is MPMPAPLTGVVPPVCTPLTPDREVDVPSLLRLVDHLVGGGVDGLFVLGSSSEAAYLTDRQRRLVVESVVGHVSGRLPVLAGAIDMTTPRVLDHVRYVTEAGADAVVATAPFYTRTHPAEIARHYRLIASRCSVPVFAYDLPVAVHSKLGAESVLELAAEGVLAGLKDSSGDEGGFRAVVTGVRAHPGITGFSVLTGSELVVDSALAMGADGAVPGLANVDPHGYVRLYRLCREGDWERARAEQERLCSLFGMVRVGDAGRMGGSSSALGAFKAALHLRGIITSPTTADPQIPLSPEETEGVGKFLAGAGLL, encoded by the coding sequence ATGCCCATGCCCGCCCCGCTGACCGGTGTCGTACCGCCCGTCTGCACGCCCCTGACACCGGACCGCGAGGTGGACGTCCCGTCGTTGCTGAGGCTGGTCGACCACCTGGTGGGGGGCGGGGTGGACGGCCTGTTCGTCCTGGGCTCCTCGTCGGAGGCGGCATATCTGACGGACCGTCAACGTCGGCTGGTCGTCGAGTCGGTGGTGGGCCATGTGTCCGGCCGACTCCCCGTGCTCGCCGGGGCGATCGACATGACGACCCCGCGCGTCCTCGACCACGTCCGGTACGTGACGGAGGCGGGCGCCGACGCGGTGGTCGCGACGGCTCCCTTCTACACCCGCACGCACCCGGCGGAGATCGCCCGCCACTACCGGTTGATCGCTTCCCGTTGCTCTGTGCCGGTGTTCGCTTACGACCTGCCGGTCGCCGTCCACTCCAAGCTGGGCGCCGAGTCGGTGCTGGAGCTGGCGGCGGAAGGGGTGCTGGCCGGGCTCAAGGACTCCAGCGGGGACGAGGGGGGCTTCCGGGCCGTCGTGACCGGGGTCCGCGCGCATCCCGGAATCACCGGGTTCTCCGTGCTCACCGGGTCCGAGCTCGTCGTGGACAGTGCGTTGGCGATGGGAGCGGACGGGGCGGTGCCGGGGCTCGCGAACGTGGATCCGCACGGGTATGTGCGGCTGTACCGCCTCTGCCGTGAGGGGGACTGGGAGCGGGCGCGGGCCGAGCAGGAGCGGTTGTGTTCGTTGTTCGGGATGGTGCGGGTGGGGGATGCGGGGCGGATGGGTGGCAGCTCATCGGCCCTGGGCGCCTTCAAGGCCGCCCTGCACCTACGCGGCATCATCACCTCCCCCACCACCGCCGACCCCCAGATCCCCCTGTCCCCGGAGGAGACGGAAGGGGTGGGGAAGTTCTTGGCGGGGGCGGGTCTGCTGTAA
- a CDS encoding oligopeptide/dipeptide ABC transporter ATP-binding protein, which produces MTRRADGHEVSRPESPLVVVSDAHVVHKARTGGLFARDRVYALTGADLTIAPGETVGVVGESGCGKSTLAKVLVGVQRPTSGTVSFRGSDLWTMPPAERRVTVGAGTGMIFQDPSTALNRRLTVRQILRDPLDVHRRGTAPQREDRVKELMSLVGLPKALADGLPGQLSGGQRQRVAIARALALDPDLVVADEPTSALDVSVRAQILNLLLDLKERLGLALVFVSHDIQTVRRMSDRVITMYLGRIVEESPADEVTDRSRHPYTRALFSATPGLLDPIDPIPLVGPVPSATRPPSGCPFRTRCWKADPVCAGTMPDFAAASSPGHRFRCHHPVEDGQSTRDLVAQAVTTVPEATAMAEMPREP; this is translated from the coding sequence ATGACCCGACGTGCCGATGGCCATGAAGTGAGCCGCCCCGAGAGCCCGCTCGTGGTGGTGTCCGACGCGCACGTCGTCCACAAGGCGCGCACCGGCGGCCTGTTCGCACGCGACCGGGTGTACGCCCTCACCGGCGCCGATCTCACCATCGCGCCCGGCGAGACGGTGGGCGTCGTCGGTGAGTCCGGCTGCGGCAAGTCGACGCTCGCCAAGGTCCTGGTGGGCGTACAGAGACCGACGTCCGGCACGGTGTCCTTCCGGGGCAGCGACCTGTGGACGATGCCCCCGGCCGAACGGCGGGTCACGGTGGGCGCCGGCACCGGCATGATCTTCCAGGACCCGTCGACGGCCCTGAACCGCCGGCTGACGGTACGGCAGATCCTGCGCGACCCCCTCGATGTGCACAGGCGGGGAACGGCCCCGCAACGGGAGGACCGCGTAAAGGAGTTGATGTCCCTGGTCGGCCTGCCCAAGGCGCTGGCGGACGGACTCCCCGGACAGCTGTCGGGCGGCCAGCGCCAACGGGTCGCCATCGCACGGGCGTTGGCCCTCGACCCCGACCTGGTGGTGGCGGACGAGCCGACGAGCGCGCTGGACGTGTCGGTGCGCGCCCAGATCCTCAACCTCCTCCTCGACCTGAAGGAACGGCTGGGCCTGGCCCTGGTCTTCGTCTCGCACGACATCCAGACCGTACGGAGGATGAGCGACCGGGTCATCACGATGTACCTCGGCCGGATCGTCGAGGAGTCCCCGGCCGACGAGGTGACGGACCGGTCCCGGCACCCGTACACACGGGCCCTCTTCTCGGCGACGCCGGGCCTGTTGGACCCGATCGACCCGATCCCGCTGGTGGGCCCCGTGCCGTCGGCCACCCGCCCGCCCAGCGGCTGCCCCTTCCGCACCCGCTGCTGGAAGGCGGACCCGGTCTGTGCCGGGACGATGCCGGACTTCGCGGCCGCGTCGAGTCCCGGGCACCGGTTTCGGTGCCACCATCCTGTGGAGGACGGCCAGTCGACACGCGACCTGGTCGCACAGGCCGTCACCACCGTTCCGGAGGCCACCGCCATGGCCGAGATGCCCAGGGAGCCCTAA